A region of Hydrogenimonas cancrithermarum DNA encodes the following proteins:
- a CDS encoding EAL domain-containing protein, with product MRRLLVPGIYIMNMLSYPKKLGLAVIFFFLPYLILIIISYRYLNDRENALLHLKQMLQENRNINALFHDISLQRGYANAFFLSGDQSFETKANIMTNLIEKDFKPLLSEEKEKRAVFTKLQEQYRTITKEWNERTPQEIFQRYSQLIGTLLYEKERTGGIRTLKQTYKQSNHHLVKIIQTHLPRLNEIIALQRGLGISAASYEEIGEEGRIYASALKNGLENERKRIHHNLYSLCSDGDQACELVKKYLASLEKKIETFEALFDKTIIHSSGRVEIDPKNYFLQATEVIEEGSKMDDAMTQQLDWNYDAQLAQVHRTMTASIAIFALALIIPIYFATSFYSSFMRALGKLLAVAEAIKQGNFDIEIGRWETKDELSTVAKTFRRMLNEIREKIAFLKSYRRALDASSIVSRTDAKGTITHVNSHFVELYGFSPQEAIGHTYDIIKDPETSSEIYKQVWERILDKKIWHGIFKNKKKSGTVCYVESTIVPILDEKGKICEFVCASHDITEIMEQKEMAIHRIYTDTLTGLPNRMKLLKMLRSLSSPVIVLVDIDHFAQINDFYGYEMGDALLLKVTERLREHLLPDEFALFHTYADEFVILGNEERSQELKTSQFAHELHALLTQSSYEINGFAINIEVTIGMVDWKRVEGTEKLKPEEMVAFSDMALKRAKEEKRDYLVIKNIASIKSRIEHNITYTEKLKKAITEERIVPYVQKIERNGGNTHDKYECLIRMIEPNGSVTSPGAFLEIAKTSKLYPNLTRIMIEKSFAFFSQREDEFSINLSIDDIADTTTYNFIFDALEHFEVAGRVIFEILESEGIENFDTMHRFIKAAKSLGCRIAIDDFGTGYSNFAYMLELDVDYIKIDGSLIKNIDSDKNSRIVVEAIVEFAKKLDIETIAEFVHSKAVYDMVVSLGVDYCQGYYLDEPHSIG from the coding sequence ATGCGTCGCCTTCTTGTTCCAGGCATCTATATCATGAATATGCTCAGCTATCCCAAAAAACTTGGGCTGGCGGTTATATTTTTCTTTCTCCCCTATCTGATTCTCATCATCATCTCCTACCGATATCTGAACGATCGGGAAAACGCTCTTCTCCATCTCAAACAGATGTTGCAAGAAAATCGAAATATCAACGCTCTTTTCCACGATATCTCACTTCAACGTGGCTATGCCAACGCTTTTTTTCTATCCGGCGACCAATCGTTCGAAACAAAAGCGAATATCATGACAAACCTGATCGAAAAAGATTTCAAACCGCTCCTTTCGGAAGAAAAAGAAAAAAGAGCCGTTTTTACGAAACTGCAGGAACAATACCGCACGATCACAAAAGAGTGGAACGAGCGAACACCCCAGGAAATCTTCCAACGCTACAGCCAGCTGATCGGCACCCTCCTCTACGAAAAAGAGAGAACCGGCGGTATTCGCACACTTAAACAAACATACAAACAATCCAACCACCATCTTGTCAAAATCATTCAGACCCATCTACCCAGACTGAATGAAATCATTGCCCTGCAAAGAGGGTTGGGTATAAGTGCTGCATCGTATGAAGAGATCGGAGAAGAGGGTCGCATCTACGCATCCGCACTGAAAAACGGGCTTGAGAACGAACGAAAACGAATCCATCACAACCTCTACAGCCTATGTTCCGACGGAGACCAGGCATGCGAACTGGTGAAAAAATATCTTGCGTCCCTCGAAAAGAAGATCGAAACATTCGAAGCACTCTTCGATAAAACGATCATCCATTCATCCGGTCGTGTCGAAATCGATCCAAAAAACTACTTTCTCCAAGCGACCGAAGTGATTGAGGAGGGATCGAAAATGGATGATGCGATGACGCAACAGCTCGACTGGAACTACGATGCACAGTTGGCGCAGGTCCATCGTACCATGACGGCAAGCATAGCCATCTTCGCCCTGGCATTGATTATACCGATCTATTTCGCCACATCCTTTTATAGCTCGTTCATGAGGGCACTTGGTAAACTTCTCGCCGTAGCCGAAGCGATCAAGCAGGGAAATTTCGACATCGAAATCGGCCGCTGGGAGACGAAGGACGAGCTCTCGACAGTGGCGAAAACGTTCCGGCGAATGCTAAACGAAATCAGGGAAAAGATCGCCTTTTTAAAAAGCTATCGAAGAGCACTCGATGCGAGTTCGATCGTCTCCCGGACAGATGCGAAAGGGACGATCACCCATGTCAACAGCCATTTCGTCGAACTCTACGGATTTTCACCACAAGAAGCCATAGGGCATACCTATGACATCATTAAAGACCCCGAAACGTCAAGCGAAATCTACAAACAGGTGTGGGAACGGATTTTGGACAAAAAAATCTGGCACGGTATCTTTAAAAACAAGAAAAAGAGCGGCACCGTATGCTATGTAGAATCGACCATCGTACCGATACTTGATGAAAAGGGGAAAATCTGCGAATTTGTCTGCGCATCCCATGATATTACGGAGATCATGGAGCAGAAAGAGATGGCGATTCACCGTATCTATACCGATACGTTGACCGGTCTTCCCAACCGCATGAAGCTGCTCAAAATGCTCCGGTCCCTATCTTCACCCGTCATCGTGCTTGTCGATATCGACCATTTTGCACAGATCAATGACTTTTATGGATATGAAATGGGCGATGCACTGCTGCTGAAAGTGACCGAACGTCTCAGGGAACATCTGCTTCCTGACGAATTTGCCCTATTTCATACCTATGCCGACGAATTTGTGATTCTCGGAAACGAAGAGCGCTCGCAGGAGCTGAAAACCTCACAGTTTGCACATGAGCTTCATGCATTGCTGACCCAATCATCATACGAAATCAACGGATTTGCCATAAATATCGAAGTGACGATCGGAATGGTGGACTGGAAGCGTGTAGAGGGTACAGAGAAACTGAAGCCCGAAGAGATGGTAGCATTTTCGGATATGGCGCTAAAAAGAGCGAAAGAGGAGAAAAGGGATTACCTGGTAATCAAGAATATCGCATCGATCAAATCCAGGATCGAACACAATATCACCTATACCGAAAAACTGAAAAAGGCCATTACCGAAGAGCGTATCGTCCCATATGTACAAAAGATCGAACGAAATGGCGGCAACACACACGACAAATACGAATGCCTTATCCGGATGATCGAACCAAACGGCAGCGTGACATCCCCCGGCGCTTTCCTTGAAATCGCCAAAACTTCGAAACTTTACCCAAATTTGACGCGCATCATGATCGAGAAAAGTTTCGCATTTTTTTCACAAAGAGAGGATGAATTCTCGATCAATCTCTCGATCGACGACATTGCCGACACTACGACGTACAACTTTATTTTCGATGCACTTGAACACTTCGAGGTGGCCGGTCGGGTGATTTTTGAAATCCTCGAATCGGAAGGTATTGAAAATTTCGACACGATGCATCGTTTCATCAAGGCGGCGAAATCATTGGGATGCCGCATCGCCATCGACGATTTCGGAACTGGTTACTCCAACTTCGCCTACATGCTCGAACTCGATGTCGACTACATCAAGATCGACGGATCGCTGATCAAAAATATCGATTCTGATAAAAACAGCCGTATCGTCGTGGAAGCGATTGTCGAATTCGCCAAGAAACTCGACATCGAAACCATTGCAGAATTTGTCCACTCAAAAGCGGTTTACGATATGGTCGTATCCCTGGGAGTCGATTATTGCCAAGGATACTACCTCGATGAACCGCACAGCATCGGTTAA
- a CDS encoding DUF1858 domain-containing protein, with protein MVEITPKTKINDLLNAYPQLEAFLMQLNPKYKKLKNPILRRTVAKIATLTQVAKIGGYETLDLVNRLRKEVGQPPLNETDIEESKEEEAPAWIQKEPKIVVDANKLLDEEKNPLAEVSRELKNLGSGEILLIESDFLPSPLIDTFKEQGYEVYARETNGKTFLTYIKK; from the coding sequence ATGGTAGAAATCACACCGAAAACGAAAATCAATGATCTACTGAACGCCTACCCGCAACTCGAAGCGTTCCTGATGCAACTCAATCCCAAATACAAAAAACTGAAAAACCCCATTCTACGCCGTACCGTCGCGAAAATAGCGACACTCACACAGGTCGCGAAAATCGGCGGTTACGAAACGCTCGATCTTGTCAACAGACTGCGCAAAGAGGTTGGCCAGCCTCCGCTGAACGAAACGGATATCGAAGAGAGCAAGGAAGAGGAAGCACCTGCATGGATTCAAAAAGAACCAAAAATCGTCGTCGACGCCAACAAACTCCTCGATGAAGAGAAAAATCCGCTTGCGGAAGTGAGCAGAGAACTGAAAAATCTTGGAAGCGGTGAAATACTTTTGATAGAAAGCGACTTTCTCCCATCCCCCCTCATCGACACCTTCAAAGAACAGGGATACGAAGTCTATGCACGGGAGACAAACGGAAAAACATTTTTAACCTATATAAAAAAATAA
- a CDS encoding metal-sulfur cluster assembly factor, which translates to MSEKITKEQVFDAIRKVIDPEVGFNLVEMGLIYDAIIDDDNNVKVVMTLSTRGCPLHQMLTQWVKDAVKEIPGVGEVEVEVVWEPAWNISMADDNVKKALGAL; encoded by the coding sequence ATGAGTGAAAAAATTACAAAAGAGCAGGTTTTCGATGCGATTCGAAAGGTCATCGATCCGGAAGTGGGTTTCAACCTTGTCGAAATGGGACTCATCTACGATGCCATTATCGACGATGACAACAATGTCAAAGTAGTCATGACTCTCTCCACCCGCGGCTGCCCGCTGCATCAGATGCTGACACAGTGGGTCAAAGATGCCGTCAAAGAGATTCCCGGCGTCGGCGAAGTCGAAGTCGAAGTGGTCTGGGAGCCGGCTTGGAATATCTCGATGGCGGACGACAACGTCAAAAAAGCGTTGGGTGCCCTGTAA
- a CDS encoding heme-copper oxidase family protein, with product MFNVSREFAPPFSLIAPFFVIGSIFYLIASFLLPMFGADASHFDISVVGWAHLFLLGFVMMIIFGAMAQLVPVVLEVGHFSVDFYYVIWPLLGIGTILMVLGFWLAPGMLPYGGMMVLISMLIFLADTIMTLRKVEHVSLTVKTVAVTNGFLLLGILVGFAMALGIGAGVGVDISKWLNAHIVLVLGGYVTLTIMGMSLILLPMFGLSHGFDEKPINLSFKIMVGGVLFYLIATLFDSKDFRFLAMLTMIGAMGLYLYQIWLIYKTRARKEYDIWFKSMLFGYGSLALSLPLGFVAVMGGPENVGLAAVWFLVMGFFTFLINGHLYKIIPFLVWFERYSPLVGKERVPMLAEMYPKKEAEYEFWFSAAGVTIAGFGLLFSSDTMFKAGATFIAIGAIFLVQSVVWMMNFGKK from the coding sequence ATGTTTAACGTCTCGAGGGAGTTTGCTCCTCCCTTCTCGCTGATCGCACCATTTTTCGTGATCGGCTCTATCTTCTATCTGATCGCTTCATTTCTTTTGCCGATGTTCGGGGCCGATGCGAGCCACTTCGACATCAGTGTCGTCGGTTGGGCACATCTCTTTTTGCTCGGTTTCGTTATGATGATCATCTTCGGGGCGATGGCCCAGCTCGTTCCGGTCGTACTCGAAGTGGGCCATTTCAGCGTCGATTTCTACTATGTCATCTGGCCACTTCTTGGGATTGGTACCATTCTGATGGTGCTTGGATTCTGGCTTGCACCGGGAATGCTGCCCTACGGAGGGATGATGGTCCTCATTTCGATGCTCATCTTTCTCGCCGATACGATCATGACACTCCGTAAGGTCGAGCACGTTTCACTTACGGTCAAAACCGTCGCCGTCACCAACGGATTCCTTCTTTTGGGAATTCTGGTCGGATTCGCGATGGCACTCGGTATCGGGGCAGGTGTCGGTGTCGACATCAGTAAATGGCTGAATGCACATATCGTTCTGGTCCTGGGCGGCTACGTAACGCTTACGATTATGGGGATGAGCCTGATACTGCTGCCAATGTTCGGACTTTCACACGGCTTCGACGAAAAGCCGATCAACCTCAGTTTCAAAATCATGGTGGGCGGCGTCCTCTTCTATCTGATCGCGACACTTTTTGACTCCAAAGATTTCCGCTTCTTGGCAATGTTGACGATGATTGGAGCGATGGGGCTCTATCTCTACCAGATCTGGCTCATCTACAAAACACGCGCCAGAAAAGAGTACGACATCTGGTTCAAATCTATGCTCTTCGGTTATGGCTCGCTCGCACTCTCGCTGCCGCTCGGTTTTGTCGCGGTCATGGGTGGCCCCGAAAACGTCGGCCTTGCTGCCGTCTGGTTTCTGGTGATGGGATTCTTTACATTCCTGATCAATGGACACCTCTACAAAATCATTCCGTTTCTGGTCTGGTTCGAACGCTACAGTCCGCTCGTCGGAAAAGAGCGTGTCCCGATGCTCGCAGAGATGTATCCGAAAAAAGAGGCGGAGTACGAATTCTGGTTTTCCGCCGCAGGCGTGACGATTGCAGGATTTGGACTGCTTTTTAGCAGCGATACGATGTTCAAGGCCGGCGCGACATTTATCGCCATCGGCGCGATCTTTCTTGTCCAGAGTGTCGTCTGGATGATGAATTTCGGTAAAAAATAG
- a CDS encoding ferredoxin--nitrite reductase: MTLAEIQARHTKINKIEKLKATRSYKEAWEALQTYAEKGYDTILKEDMEFFLKCFGIFDRPATPGRFMMRIRIPAGRLTSEQAGVLGRMAKAYGNDYMDLTTRAQVQLRHLEIENIPYIIEELESVGITSWQTGVDNFRNIVADPLNALSHDNILDVMPLIGQMQDLWLKKEDWIAALPRKFNTSISGSMTNRCNLFAHDCCFALAVKEGEYGFNVYLGGKVGAIAESADVFVRYEEVIPFYETLIKMYRHYGFRDSRNKNRLHFLIKEAGMKLVVDTVKEMAGHDFDTAGETLVKQPRTEERDGRIRLKEGGFALHMVVPSGIFSGTAMIEAGELAAELGNGKLNVSTTQNLYILGVPEEKIPGALTRKPYDRYHCISTPYFNQMVACAGIDLCPFGVIPNKADAIEMAEFLGETVPLPADAAIRMHWSACVKGCGVHELGDIGFIGCKAKENGQNVYGVHIQIGGKSSITQEEAYTIMKTVPLSRAKHYVAELVKAYRDLRKPRESFERFESRLFRRYSKGAIEFILRWNVEVCGPNGFEPLAFDPKWQPNIEHNEIFLLGLDIYKKITGTKAYQGTHLFNPIETSPAKHPSKINDTIDPRLGEIVMKMIAPSQKRFEVFTEIINEMQTR, translated from the coding sequence ATGACACTCGCAGAGATCCAAGCCAGACATACCAAAATAAACAAAATCGAAAAACTCAAAGCTACCCGCAGCTACAAAGAGGCGTGGGAAGCGCTGCAAACCTATGCCGAGAAAGGGTACGACACCATTCTTAAAGAAGATATGGAGTTTTTTCTCAAATGTTTCGGTATCTTCGACCGGCCGGCCACGCCGGGCAGATTCATGATGCGTATCCGCATTCCGGCCGGACGCCTGACGAGCGAGCAGGCGGGTGTACTGGGGCGCATGGCGAAAGCCTACGGCAACGACTATATGGATTTGACGACACGGGCCCAGGTACAGCTGCGCCATCTGGAGATCGAAAACATTCCTTATATTATAGAAGAGCTCGAAAGTGTCGGCATCACAAGCTGGCAGACAGGTGTCGACAACTTCCGCAATATCGTCGCCGACCCGTTGAACGCGCTCTCGCACGACAATATCCTCGATGTCATGCCGTTGATCGGGCAGATGCAGGATCTGTGGCTCAAAAAAGAGGATTGGATCGCCGCGCTGCCGAGGAAATTCAACACATCCATCAGCGGATCGATGACCAATCGCTGCAACCTCTTCGCCCACGACTGCTGCTTTGCACTGGCCGTCAAAGAGGGCGAATACGGTTTCAACGTCTATCTCGGTGGAAAAGTGGGTGCCATCGCCGAGTCGGCGGATGTTTTCGTCCGTTACGAGGAGGTGATCCCTTTCTACGAAACACTCATCAAAATGTATCGGCACTACGGCTTCCGTGACAGCCGCAACAAAAACCGCCTCCACTTTCTGATCAAAGAGGCTGGCATGAAACTCGTGGTCGATACGGTCAAAGAGATGGCGGGGCACGATTTCGACACGGCTGGCGAAACCCTCGTGAAACAGCCGCGCACCGAAGAGCGTGACGGCCGCATCCGGCTCAAAGAGGGCGGCTTCGCACTCCATATGGTCGTACCGTCCGGCATCTTCAGCGGCACGGCGATGATCGAGGCAGGCGAACTGGCCGCGGAGCTCGGCAACGGAAAGCTCAACGTCTCGACGACACAGAATCTCTACATTCTGGGTGTACCGGAAGAGAAGATTCCCGGAGCGTTGACCCGAAAGCCTTACGACCGCTACCACTGCATCTCGACCCCCTACTTCAATCAGATGGTCGCCTGTGCGGGAATCGATCTCTGCCCGTTCGGTGTCATCCCCAACAAAGCCGATGCAATCGAAATGGCTGAATTTTTGGGCGAAACGGTCCCGCTTCCGGCCGATGCGGCGATCCGCATGCACTGGTCGGCATGTGTCAAAGGGTGCGGCGTGCACGAACTGGGCGACATCGGCTTCATCGGCTGTAAAGCCAAAGAGAACGGACAGAATGTCTACGGTGTGCACATCCAGATCGGCGGCAAGTCCTCCATCACCCAGGAGGAGGCTTACACGATCATGAAGACGGTGCCGCTCAGCCGTGCGAAACATTACGTTGCCGAACTCGTGAAAGCCTACCGCGATCTGCGCAAACCGCGTGAATCGTTCGAACGTTTCGAAAGCCGGCTTTTCAGACGCTACTCGAAAGGTGCGATCGAATTCATCCTGCGCTGGAATGTGGAGGTATGCGGACCGAACGGCTTCGAACCGCTTGCATTCGATCCCAAATGGCAGCCCAATATCGAGCATAACGAAATCTTCCTTCTCGGACTCGATATCTACAAAAAAATCACGGGAACGAAAGCGTACCAGGGAACACACCTTTTCAATCCTATCGAAACGAGTCCGGCAAAACACCCCTCCAAAATCAACGATACCATCGATCCACGACTTGGAGAGATCGTGATGAAGATGATCGCACCTTCTCAAAAAAGGTTCGAAGTTTTCACCGAAATCATCAACGAGATGCAAACAAGATAA
- a CDS encoding MFS transporter — translation MKLGELKTAGHLPTLLAAFLYFDFSFMVWTMLGPLATEISESLAMHGFALTPGQKATLLAIPILSGAILRIVLGFGVDKFGPKKTALMAQAIVIVSLFYAYLRGESITYNELLMVAFGLGFAGASFAVALPQAGQWYPPRLQGLVLGLAGAGNIGVVVDFLFAPKIAELWGWQTVFLVGGVLSTFIFLVYTFMAKDAPPSIYKPNPKKLGDYLKLLKDKDTWWFSLFYAVSFGGFVGFANYMKVYLMNTYQVDMSAFGHEFLGEENVKVVAGYFGALCIFAGAVLRPVGGGIADKLGGVKSLYIFFGAVATLAVVNATLVHNFYLAILVLFLIMANLGMANGAVFQLVPQRFGKDMGIMTGVVGCAGGLGGTALIKTLGWSKGAFDSYAAGFFIFAGVVLVAILGISLVKTRWRTTWGLSAGGRI, via the coding sequence ATGAAGTTGGGCGAACTTAAAACGGCGGGGCATCTGCCCACACTGCTCGCGGCTTTCCTCTATTTCGATTTCAGTTTCATGGTCTGGACGATGCTTGGGCCGCTGGCGACGGAGATTTCGGAATCGCTGGCGATGCACGGCTTCGCGTTGACCCCTGGGCAGAAAGCGACACTGCTGGCCATTCCGATTCTCTCGGGTGCCATTCTTCGTATCGTTTTGGGATTCGGTGTCGACAAGTTTGGGCCGAAAAAGACGGCATTGATGGCACAGGCCATTGTCATCGTGTCGCTGTTTTACGCCTATCTTCGCGGTGAGAGCATCACCTACAACGAACTGCTGATGGTCGCCTTCGGCCTCGGTTTTGCGGGTGCGTCGTTTGCGGTGGCGCTCCCTCAGGCGGGGCAGTGGTATCCGCCAAGACTTCAAGGCCTGGTACTGGGGCTTGCCGGCGCCGGCAACATCGGTGTCGTCGTCGATTTCCTTTTCGCGCCGAAAATCGCGGAGCTTTGGGGATGGCAGACGGTCTTTCTGGTCGGCGGCGTTCTTTCGACCTTCATCTTTCTCGTCTACACCTTCATGGCCAAAGATGCGCCACCGTCGATCTATAAGCCGAATCCCAAGAAGCTGGGCGATTATCTGAAGCTTCTCAAAGACAAAGATACATGGTGGTTCAGCCTCTTTTACGCCGTCAGCTTCGGGGGTTTCGTAGGATTCGCGAACTACATGAAAGTCTATTTGATGAACACCTACCAGGTCGACATGAGCGCTTTCGGCCACGAGTTTCTGGGTGAAGAGAACGTGAAAGTCGTCGCGGGTTATTTCGGTGCACTCTGTATATTCGCCGGGGCGGTACTGCGGCCGGTGGGCGGCGGTATCGCCGACAAGCTGGGAGGCGTCAAGTCACTCTACATCTTCTTCGGTGCGGTCGCTACACTGGCGGTTGTCAACGCGACGCTGGTGCACAACTTCTACCTTGCCATTCTGGTACTTTTTCTCATCATGGCCAACCTCGGGATGGCCAACGGTGCGGTCTTCCAGCTCGTACCGCAGCGGTTTGGCAAAGATATGGGTATCATGACCGGTGTCGTCGGCTGTGCCGGCGGTCTTGGCGGAACGGCACTCATCAAGACGCTTGGATGGTCCAAAGGCGCCTTCGACAGTTACGCCGCGGGTTTCTTCATCTTTGCCGGTGTCGTACTCGTCGCCATTCTCGGTATCAGCCTGGTCAAAACCCGCTGGCGCACCACCTGGGGATTGAGTGCAGGCGGCCGTATTTAA
- a CDS encoding YebC/PmpR family DNA-binding transcriptional regulator gives MGRAFEYRKAAKLKRWGAMSRIFPKLGRVITMAAKEGGPDPEMNPKLRTAILNAKAQNMPKDNIEAAIKRASGKDAADIKEIAYEAKGPHGTLMYIETATDNGTRTVANIRAILVRNGGELLTSGSLDFMFTRKAVFEFDKRDDIDLEELELELIDYGLEELEEDRIPQENGEDREIIRVYGEFTSFGELGKALEEHGIEITKASLQRIPNVPLELSDEQMDEVSELIDKLEDDEDVQAVYTNLA, from the coding sequence ATGGGACGCGCGTTTGAATACCGCAAAGCGGCAAAACTGAAACGATGGGGAGCGATGTCACGCATCTTCCCAAAACTGGGCCGTGTCATCACGATGGCGGCCAAAGAGGGGGGACCCGATCCGGAGATGAACCCGAAACTGCGCACGGCGATCCTGAACGCCAAAGCGCAGAATATGCCCAAAGACAATATCGAAGCGGCGATCAAGCGGGCTTCTGGCAAAGATGCGGCGGATATCAAAGAGATCGCCTACGAAGCCAAAGGCCCCCATGGGACGCTGATGTATATCGAAACGGCGACCGACAACGGGACGCGTACGGTGGCCAATATCCGTGCCATTCTGGTACGCAATGGTGGGGAGTTGCTGACCAGTGGATCGCTCGATTTCATGTTTACCCGCAAGGCGGTCTTCGAATTCGACAAACGTGACGACATCGACCTCGAAGAGCTCGAGCTTGAGCTGATCGACTATGGCCTCGAAGAGCTCGAAGAGGACAGAATTCCGCAGGAGAACGGCGAGGACAGAGAGATCATCCGTGTCTACGGCGAATTCACGTCGTTCGGTGAACTGGGCAAAGCGCTCGAGGAGCACGGCATCGAGATCACCAAAGCTTCCTTGCAGCGTATTCCGAACGTTCCGCTGGAGCTGAGCGACGAGCAGATGGACGAAGTGAGCGAACTGATCGACAAACTCGAAGACGACGAGGATGTGCAGGCGGTCTACACCAACCTCGCGTAA
- a CDS encoding bifunctional protein-serine/threonine kinase/phosphatase yields MADELFKVSSFGLAKGKELVSEDFSAVRVIDDLCVGIVCDGVGSAEAGGRAARRVVNYLMNNFKRRPRSWSIEKSLHRFIAGINAILYREGIEEYERPEYVTTLSIVVIDGNRLYGANVGDSPIFLYRNSHLQEISFAHVSDEPGMAHVITQAIGLSETVDPYLFENNLETGDILLLASDGLEKVLTPLEIEAKLKFGAASIVKNASRKVGDDLPDDTTAVVIEIVGESRRQSLKNIDLPIPVRLEKEQEIDGYRLVGPLIRNERTWLAEKKGVRYVLKFPPVEAAEDEQQLDLFVREAWNASRLKAGFFPKAVISRNRTVRYYVMEYLEGPSLKELTEKKPLPVEDAIQLGKFLLHACQFLLKFDLVHGDIKPENIVVLERHGKRVFKLVDFGSIVEIFSIASRAGTPSYLAPERFAGEPINEQTEIFAIGVTLYEALSGKFPYGEIEPFQNPVFKTPKPVRIYNKTVPAWFEAVVMRAIERDKIRRYEVYSEMEYELTHPEKVKPYYPENISLFEREPVKIYRALFVVSTLLNLLLATLLLR; encoded by the coding sequence ATGGCGGACGAATTATTCAAAGTAAGTTCGTTCGGATTGGCCAAAGGCAAAGAGCTCGTCAGCGAAGATTTCTCCGCCGTCAGGGTCATTGACGACCTCTGTGTGGGCATCGTCTGCGACGGGGTCGGCAGTGCGGAAGCGGGGGGCAGGGCCGCCCGCCGCGTCGTCAACTACCTGATGAACAACTTCAAGAGACGCCCGCGAAGTTGGAGTATCGAAAAATCGCTGCACCGTTTTATCGCCGGCATCAACGCCATTCTCTACCGTGAAGGGATCGAGGAGTACGAGCGGCCCGAGTACGTCACGACCCTCTCCATCGTCGTCATCGATGGCAATCGCCTCTACGGGGCCAACGTCGGTGACTCTCCCATTTTCCTCTATCGAAACAGCCATCTGCAGGAGATCTCGTTCGCCCACGTCAGCGACGAGCCGGGAATGGCGCATGTCATCACCCAGGCGATCGGCCTTTCGGAGACGGTGGACCCTTACCTGTTCGAAAACAATCTCGAAACCGGAGACATTCTTCTGCTCGCGAGCGATGGGCTCGAAAAGGTGCTTACGCCTCTTGAGATCGAGGCGAAGCTCAAATTCGGCGCCGCGTCGATCGTCAAGAACGCCAGCCGAAAGGTCGGCGACGACCTTCCCGACGACACCACGGCCGTCGTCATCGAAATCGTTGGCGAAAGCAGGCGCCAAAGCCTGAAAAATATCGACCTCCCCATTCCCGTACGGCTGGAAAAAGAGCAGGAGATCGACGGTTACCGGCTTGTTGGGCCGCTCATTCGGAACGAACGCACCTGGCTGGCGGAAAAAAAGGGGGTGAGGTACGTTCTGAAATTTCCGCCCGTAGAAGCGGCCGAGGACGAACAGCAGCTCGACCTCTTCGTCCGTGAAGCGTGGAACGCTTCACGCCTCAAGGCCGGATTTTTCCCGAAAGCGGTCATTTCGAGAAACCGCACCGTCCGCTATTACGTTATGGAGTATCTGGAGGGCCCAAGCCTCAAAGAGCTGACCGAAAAAAAGCCGTTGCCGGTCGAAGATGCCATCCAGCTCGGAAAGTTTCTGCTCCATGCGTGCCAGTTCCTGCTCAAGTTTGATCTGGTCCACGGCGATATCAAGCCTGAAAACATCGTCGTGCTCGAACGCCACGGCAAGCGGGTTTTCAAATTGGTCGATTTCGGCTCGATCGTCGAGATCTTCTCGATCGCTTCTCGTGCCGGGACACCGAGCTACCTCGCACCCGAACGTTTCGCCGGCGAACCGATAAACGAGCAGACCGAAATTTTCGCGATCGGCGTGACGCTCTACGAGGCGTTGAGCGGAAAGTTCCCGTACGGCGAGATCGAACCGTTTCAGAACCCGGTCTTCAAAACACCCAAGCCGGTGCGCATCTACAACAAGACGGTACCTGCATGGTTCGAAGCGGTCGTGATGCGAGCCATCGAACGTGACAAAATACGCCGCTACGAAGTCTACAGCGAGATGGAGTATGAACTGACCCATCCCGAGAAGGTGAAACCGTACTATCCAGAAAACATATCGCTTTTCGAACGGGAGCCGGTGAAGATCTATCGGGCCCTTTTCGTGGTGAGTACACTCCTCAACCTACTGCTGGCCACCTTGCTCTTGAGATAA